One Paroedura picta isolate Pp20150507F chromosome 3, Ppicta_v3.0, whole genome shotgun sequence genomic window carries:
- the LOC143834537 gene encoding olfactory receptor 2D3-like, with protein MAAWENQSFVSEFILLGFSSHPQTQLMLFVVFLVLYLLTLLGNGLIITLILTDSRLHTPMYFLLANLSFLDISYTTTTVPQMLIHLLSKKKAITYARCAAQMYIFLSLGITECILYTVMAYDRYVAICHPLHYTVIMSRPSCIKLVAGSWTCGFLFAMMHTGFTMRLPYCGPNKINHFLCEVPAVLKLACADTQINEIVDFVVGVIVLMVPLSLIVISYCFIFATVLKIRSTEGKFKAFSTCSSHITVVTLFYSAAMFMYMRPASSYKPERDKKFSLFYNVVSALLNPFIYSLRNKDVKGALVKLVRKK; from the coding sequence ATGGCAGCATGGGAAAATCAGAGTTTTGTGTCGGAGTTCATCCTGTTGGGCTTCTCAAGTCATCCCCAAACGCAATTGATGCTGTTTGTGGTCTTCCTGGTCCTGTACCTTCTGACCTTGTTGGGCAACGGTCTCATTATCACCCTCATCTTGACAGACTCTCGCCTCCACACACCCATGTACTTTCTCTTGGCCAACCTTTCCTTCTTGGATATTAGCTATACCACCACCACTGTACCCCAGATGTTAATacacctcctctccaagaagaaggCCATTACTTATGCTCGCTGTGCTGCCCAAATGTACATCTTCCTGTCCTTGGGGATAACTGAGTGCATCCTCTATACAGTGATGGCTTATGATAGATACGTTGCTATCTGCCACCCATTGCACTACACCGTCATCATGAGCAGGCCTTCCTGTATCAAGTTGGTTGCTGGGTCTTGGACCTGTGGCTTTCTCTTTGCCATGATGCACACTGGTTTCACCATGAGGTTGCCCTACTGCGGCCCAAACAAGATCAACCACTTCTTATGTGAGGTGCCAGCCGTCTTAAAATTGGCCTGTGCAGACACACAGATCAATGAGATAGTGGACTTTGTGGTAGGCGTGATTGTATTGATGGTCCCTCTTTCTTTGATTGTGATATCTTACTGTTTCATCTTTGCAACTGTTTTGAAGATCCGCTCCACTGAAGGCAAGTTCAAGGCATTTTCTACTTGTAGTTCACACATCACTGTTGTGACTCTCTTCTACAGTGCTGCCATGTTCATGTACATGCGCCCAGCCTCCAGTTACAAGCCAGAGAGGGATAAGAAATTTTCACTCTTTTATAATGTGGTGTCTGCTTTGTTGAATCCATTTATCTACAGCCTAAGAAACAAGGATGTCAAAGGAGCCCTGG